A genomic segment from Streptomyces antibioticus encodes:
- a CDS encoding DUF1416 domain-containing protein, producing MCGAKAGGPDASTIKPGETTIQGHVTRDGEPVVGYVRLLDSTGEFTAEVPTSATGQFRFYAAEGTWTVRALVPGGTADRTVVAQQGGLAEVAIAV from the coding sequence ATGTGTGGAGCGAAGGCCGGCGGCCCGGACGCCTCGACGATCAAGCCCGGTGAGACCACGATCCAGGGTCATGTGACCCGGGACGGCGAGCCGGTGGTGGGCTACGTCCGCCTCCTGGACTCGACCGGCGAGTTCACCGCGGAGGTCCCCACCTCCGCCACCGGACAGTTCCGCTTCTACGCGGCCGAGGGAACCTGGACCGTCCGCGCCCTCGTGCCCGGCGGCACCGCCGACCGCACGGTCGTCGCCCAGCAGGGCGGGCTCGCGGAGGTCGCGATCGCGGTCTGA
- a CDS encoding bifunctional metallophosphatase/5'-nucleotidase, which yields MPATAQPHPSGRRRTYRLVAAAAVLATAGAMAAALPADAHESKHSKDHKHGKHLPSRYQDVQLLSFNDLHGNLEPPSGSSGRVTEVQADGTTKTIDAGGVEYLATHLREARKGKAYSITAAGGDMVGASPLISGLFHDEPTIEALNKLDLDVTSVGNHEFDEGAKELSRLQRGGCHPTDGCYTDKKFKGADFPYLAANVQNEKTGKPILSPYWVWKKNGVKIGFIGVTLEDTPGVVSAEGVKGLKFKDEVETINKYAKVLERQGVKSIVALIHEGGLPASSSYNYDCDSPGAGDGISGPIVDIAKNITPKVDALVTGHTHAAYACTIADPSGKPRTVTSAASFGRLYTDTTLTYDRLTGDIARTAVKSANHVVTRTVAKAPDMTQLISKWNTLAAPIGNRAIGYISGDVPNTGTESPMGDLIADAQLWYGKTLDATTDVALMNPGGVRAGLTYAAKGTEGDGVVTYAEGFTVQPFSNTVNLQDFTGAQLVQVLKEQVSGSNATAPKILQPSANLTYTLDLTKSGADRVVTDSIRLNGVAVDPAATYRVATNSFLAGGGDGFTTLGLGTNDLVGSDDLTALEQYLLASSSASAPIAPPVANRITIVQ from the coding sequence ATGCCAGCCACTGCCCAGCCGCATCCGAGCGGCAGACGTCGTACGTACCGTCTTGTCGCGGCCGCCGCGGTTCTCGCCACCGCCGGTGCGATGGCGGCCGCTCTCCCGGCGGACGCCCATGAGTCCAAGCACTCCAAGGACCACAAGCACGGCAAGCATCTGCCGAGCCGTTACCAGGACGTGCAGCTCCTGTCGTTCAACGATCTGCACGGCAACCTGGAGCCGCCGTCCGGTTCCTCCGGCCGGGTCACCGAGGTCCAGGCGGACGGCACCACGAAGACGATCGACGCGGGCGGTGTGGAGTACCTCGCGACGCATCTGCGCGAGGCGCGCAAGGGCAAGGCGTACTCGATCACCGCGGCCGGCGGTGACATGGTCGGCGCCTCCCCGCTGATCTCGGGCCTCTTCCACGACGAGCCCACCATCGAGGCGCTCAACAAGCTGGACCTGGACGTCACGTCCGTCGGCAACCACGAGTTCGACGAGGGCGCCAAGGAACTGTCCCGGCTCCAGCGCGGCGGCTGCCACCCGACCGACGGCTGCTACACGGACAAGAAGTTCAAGGGCGCCGACTTCCCCTACCTGGCGGCCAACGTCCAGAACGAGAAGACCGGCAAGCCGATCCTCAGCCCGTACTGGGTGTGGAAGAAGAACGGCGTCAAGATCGGCTTCATCGGTGTGACGCTGGAGGACACCCCGGGCGTCGTCTCCGCCGAGGGCGTCAAGGGCCTGAAGTTCAAGGACGAGGTCGAGACGATCAACAAGTACGCCAAGGTGCTGGAGCGCCAGGGCGTGAAGTCGATCGTGGCGCTGATCCACGAGGGCGGGCTGCCCGCGTCGTCGTCGTACAACTACGACTGCGACTCGCCGGGCGCCGGTGACGGCATCTCCGGTCCGATCGTGGACATCGCGAAGAACATCACGCCGAAGGTCGACGCGCTGGTCACCGGTCACACGCACGCGGCGTACGCGTGCACGATCGCCGACCCGTCGGGCAAGCCGCGCACGGTCACCTCGGCCGCGTCGTTCGGCCGGCTCTACACGGACACCACGCTGACCTACGACCGTCTCACGGGCGACATCGCGCGTACGGCGGTGAAGTCGGCGAACCACGTGGTCACCCGGACCGTCGCCAAGGCGCCCGACATGACCCAGCTCATCAGCAAGTGGAACACGCTGGCCGCCCCGATCGGCAACCGCGCCATCGGCTACATCTCCGGTGACGTCCCCAACACGGGCACCGAGTCCCCGATGGGCGACCTGATCGCGGACGCCCAGCTCTGGTACGGCAAGACGCTCGACGCCACGACGGACGTCGCGCTGATGAACCCGGGCGGTGTCCGGGCCGGTCTCACCTACGCGGCCAAGGGCACCGAGGGCGACGGCGTGGTGACCTACGCCGAGGGCTTCACCGTGCAGCCGTTCTCCAACACGGTGAACCTCCAGGACTTCACCGGCGCCCAGCTCGTCCAGGTGCTCAAGGAGCAGGTGAGCGGCTCGAACGCGACCGCGCCGAAGATCCTCCAGCCGTCGGCGAACCTGACGTACACCCTCGACCTGACGAAGTCCGGCGCCGACCGGGTCGTCACGGACTCCATCCGGCTGAACGGCGTCGCCGTCGACCCGGCCGCCACCTACCGCGTCGCGACCAACAGCTTCCTCGCGGGCGGCGGTGACGGCTTCACCACGCTGGGCCTGGGCACCAACGACCTCGTCGGCAGCGACGACCTGACCGCCCTGGAGCAGTACCTGCTGGCCAGCTCCTCGGCATCCGCCCCGATCGCCCCGCCGGTCGCCAACCGGATCACGATCGTGCAGTAG
- a CDS encoding LmeA family phospholipid-binding protein codes for MRALRILLIVVVVLGGLFVIADRVALHFAEGEAADKLRATENLAATPDVSIKGFPFLTQVAGGSLDDVEVGIKDYRATTGSDGQTIRIDDLKADMKGVEFSGDYSSATATSATGTASIAYEELLKTAKSEQTQVAPGVTARVIGLSDGGNGKIKVTVEATVLGTKLPQPLSVLSTVAVEGDTVRVHADSLPSFGGVQAAENEVRSITDFEQKIDDLPGGIRLDKVEAAKSGVLISVKGSNVRLAG; via the coding sequence ATGCGTGCGCTTCGAATACTGCTGATCGTCGTCGTGGTGCTGGGCGGCCTGTTCGTGATCGCGGACCGGGTCGCGCTCCACTTCGCCGAGGGTGAGGCCGCGGACAAGCTGAGGGCGACGGAGAACCTGGCCGCCACCCCGGACGTGTCCATCAAGGGCTTCCCCTTCCTCACCCAGGTCGCCGGCGGCTCGCTGGACGACGTCGAGGTCGGCATCAAGGACTACCGGGCGACCACCGGCTCGGACGGTCAGACCATCCGGATCGACGATCTCAAGGCCGACATGAAGGGCGTCGAGTTCTCCGGCGACTACAGCTCCGCCACGGCCACCAGCGCCACCGGCACCGCGAGCATCGCCTACGAGGAGCTGCTGAAGACGGCCAAGTCCGAGCAGACCCAGGTCGCGCCGGGCGTCACCGCGCGGGTGATCGGTCTGTCCGACGGCGGCAACGGCAAGATCAAGGTCACCGTCGAGGCGACCGTCCTCGGCACCAAGCTGCCCCAGCCGCTCTCCGTGCTGAGCACGGTCGCCGTCGAGGGCGACACCGTGCGGGTGCACGCCGACTCGCTGCCCAGCTTCGGCGGGGTCCAGGCCGCCGAGAACGAGGTCCGCTCGATCACCGACTTCGAGCAGAAGATCGACGACCTGCCGGGCGGGATCCGGCTGGACAAGGTCGAGGCGGCCAAGTCCGGTGTGCTGATCTCGGTGAAGGGTTCGAACGTCCGGCTCGCCGGGTAG
- a CDS encoding MoaD/ThiS family protein, translating into MAKVTVRYWAAAKAAAGVAEEPHDAVTLAEALDAARERHPGELTRVLRRCSFLVDGDPVGTRAHETVRLADGGTVEVLPPFAGG; encoded by the coding sequence ATGGCAAAGGTCACGGTGCGCTACTGGGCGGCCGCCAAGGCCGCGGCCGGTGTCGCCGAGGAGCCGCACGACGCGGTCACCCTCGCCGAGGCACTGGACGCCGCGCGGGAGCGACACCCCGGTGAACTCACGCGTGTCCTGCGGCGATGCTCGTTCCTGGTCGACGGTGACCCCGTGGGCACCCGCGCACATGAGACGGTACGGCTGGCCGACGGCGGCACGGTCGAGGTGCTCCCGCCGTTCGCAGGAGGGTGA
- a CDS encoding HAMP domain-containing sensor histidine kinase, protein MNRLVRRFRVLPIRARLSMLVAAAVAFAVAAVSVTCWFIVQKQLYGQVEDDLRKSAAMGQLQDQANQAVAHCTQTPPDNVYPIRDNYRQVVLEDGTACVMGFSNGLVKVTRADRDVAKNGDDGLFRNGTTADGESVRVLTLPLTANAPGLPQAAVMIAAPLKATQSTLNDLALILLLVSGIGVLGAGAAGLAVARAGLRPVDKLTEAVEHVARTEDLGIRIPVEEDSDDEIARLSRSFNSMTASLASSRELQQQLIADAGHELRTPLTSLRTNIELLTRSEETGRPIPEADRKALLASVKAQMTELAALIGDLQELSRSEGQRGERVQVVSLEDTVESALRRARLRGPELTIDADVQPWFTRAEPAALERAVVNILDNAVKFSPEGGTIDVRLDGGVLTVRDHGPGIPEDELPYVFDRFWRSPSARALPGSGLGLSIVARTVQQAGGEVTLARAPGGGTVATVRLPGAPVPPPETPQP, encoded by the coding sequence GTGAACAGGCTCGTCCGCCGGTTCCGGGTGCTGCCGATCAGGGCCCGGCTGTCGATGCTGGTCGCTGCCGCGGTGGCGTTCGCGGTGGCGGCGGTTTCGGTGACGTGCTGGTTCATCGTGCAGAAGCAGCTCTACGGTCAGGTCGAGGACGATCTGCGGAAGTCCGCGGCGATGGGCCAGCTCCAGGACCAGGCGAACCAGGCGGTCGCCCACTGCACCCAGACCCCGCCGGACAACGTGTACCCGATCCGCGACAACTACCGTCAGGTGGTCCTGGAGGACGGCACGGCCTGTGTCATGGGCTTCTCCAACGGCCTGGTCAAGGTCACCCGCGCGGACCGGGACGTCGCGAAGAACGGCGACGACGGGCTGTTCCGCAACGGCACCACGGCGGACGGCGAGTCCGTCCGGGTGCTCACCCTCCCCCTCACCGCCAACGCCCCCGGCCTGCCGCAGGCGGCCGTCATGATCGCCGCCCCCTTGAAGGCGACCCAGTCCACGCTCAACGACCTCGCCCTCATCCTGCTCCTCGTCTCCGGGATCGGCGTGCTCGGGGCCGGGGCCGCCGGGCTCGCCGTGGCGCGGGCCGGGCTGCGGCCCGTGGACAAGCTGACCGAGGCCGTCGAACACGTCGCCCGCACCGAGGACCTCGGCATCCGCATCCCCGTCGAGGAGGACTCGGACGACGAGATCGCCCGGCTCTCCCGCTCCTTCAACTCGATGACCGCCTCCCTCGCCAGCTCCCGCGAGCTTCAGCAGCAGCTCATCGCCGACGCCGGGCACGAACTGCGCACCCCGCTCACCTCGCTGCGCACCAACATCGAACTGCTCACCCGCAGCGAGGAGACCGGCCGCCCGATCCCGGAGGCCGACCGCAAGGCCCTGCTCGCGTCGGTGAAGGCGCAGATGACGGAGCTGGCGGCGCTGATCGGCGACCTCCAGGAACTGTCCCGCTCGGAGGGCCAGCGCGGCGAACGCGTCCAGGTGGTCTCCCTGGAGGACACCGTCGAGTCGGCGCTGCGCCGCGCCCGGCTGCGCGGCCCGGAACTGACCATCGACGCCGACGTCCAGCCCTGGTTCACCCGGGCGGAACCGGCCGCGCTGGAGCGCGCGGTGGTCAACATCCTCGACAACGCGGTGAAGTTCAGCCCCGAGGGCGGCACCATCGACGTACGGCTCGACGGCGGTGTCCTGACCGTCCGCGACCACGGCCCCGGCATCCCCGAGGACGAACTCCCGTACGTCTTCGACCGCTTCTGGCGCTCCCCCAGCGCCCGCGCCCTGCCGGGCTCCGGCCTCGGCCTGTCGATCGTGGCCCGCACGGTCCAGCAGGCGGGCGGCGAGGTCACCCTGGCCCGCGCCCCGGGCGGCGGCACGGTGGCGACCGTACGGCTGCCGGGCGCACCGGTCCCGCCGCCGGAGACCCCGCAGCCGTGA
- a CDS encoding sulfurtransferase, with product MSRSDVLVDADWLQDHLDDDNIAVVEVDEDTSAYEKNHIKNAIRIDWTKDLQDPVRRDFIDQEGFEKLLSAKGIANDTLVILYGGNNNWFASYAYWYFKLYGHDNVKLLDGGRKKWELDARELVDGTDVPERPATEYKAKPQDTSIRAFRDDVVAAIGSQNLVDVRSPDEFSGKLLAPAHLPQEQSQRPGHVPSARNIPWSKNANDDGTFKSDEQLKELYAEEQVDLAKDTIAYCRIGERSALTWFVLHELLGVENVKNYDGSWTEYGSLVGVPIELGANK from the coding sequence ATGAGCCGCAGCGACGTCCTGGTCGACGCCGACTGGCTTCAGGACCACCTGGACGACGACAACATCGCCGTCGTGGAGGTGGACGAAGACACGTCCGCCTACGAGAAGAACCACATCAAGAACGCCATCCGGATCGACTGGACGAAGGACCTCCAGGACCCGGTCCGCCGTGACTTCATCGACCAGGAGGGCTTCGAGAAGCTCCTGTCGGCGAAGGGCATCGCCAACGACACGCTGGTGATCCTCTACGGCGGCAACAACAACTGGTTCGCGTCGTACGCCTACTGGTATTTCAAGCTCTACGGCCACGACAACGTCAAGCTCCTCGACGGCGGCCGCAAGAAGTGGGAGCTGGACGCCCGCGAGCTGGTCGACGGCACCGACGTCCCCGAGCGCCCGGCCACCGAGTACAAGGCCAAGCCGCAGGACACCTCGATCCGCGCCTTCCGCGACGACGTCGTGGCGGCCATCGGCTCGCAGAACCTGGTCGACGTCCGGTCGCCCGACGAGTTCAGCGGCAAGCTGCTCGCGCCGGCCCACCTGCCGCAGGAGCAGTCGCAGCGTCCGGGCCACGTCCCGTCCGCCCGCAACATCCCGTGGTCCAAGAACGCCAACGACGACGGCACCTTCAAGTCGGACGAGCAGCTCAAGGAGCTGTACGCCGAGGAGCAGGTCGACCTGGCGAAGGACACCATCGCCTACTGCCGGATCGGCGAGCGCTCGGCCCTGACCTGGTTCGTGCTGCACGAGCTGCTCGGTGTCGAGAACGTCAAGAACTACGACGGCTCCTGGACCGAGTACGGCTCCCTCGTCGGCGTGCCGATCGAGCTCGGCGCCAACAAGTAA
- a CDS encoding LacI family DNA-binding transcriptional regulator, protein MAKVTRDDVARLAGTSTAVVSYVINNGPRPVAPATRERVLAAIKELGYRPDRVAQAMASRRTDLIGLIIPDARQPFFGEMAHAVEQAASERGKMVLVGNTDYVAEREVHYLRAFLGMRVSGLILVSHALNDLAAAEIEAWDARVVLLHERPEAIDDVAVVTDDLGGAELAVRHLLEHGYPYVACMGGTAETPSVGDPVSDHVEGWRRTMAEAGLSTEGRLFEAPYNRYDAYTIALEILAGPRRPPAIFCSTDDQALGVLRAARELRIDVPGELAVIGFDDIKEAGLADPQLTTIASDRSAMARAAVDLVLDDGVRVAGSRRERLKVFPSRLVTRRSCGCV, encoded by the coding sequence GTGGCCAAGGTGACTCGCGATGACGTAGCTCGGCTGGCGGGGACATCCACCGCCGTGGTCAGTTACGTCATCAACAACGGACCCCGGCCGGTCGCCCCGGCCACGCGCGAGCGTGTTCTCGCCGCGATCAAGGAGCTGGGGTACCGGCCGGACCGGGTCGCCCAGGCGATGGCGTCCCGGCGCACGGATCTCATAGGTCTGATCATCCCCGACGCCCGTCAGCCCTTCTTCGGCGAGATGGCGCACGCGGTCGAACAGGCCGCCTCCGAGCGCGGAAAAATGGTTCTCGTCGGCAACACCGACTACGTCGCGGAGCGCGAGGTCCACTATCTGCGGGCGTTCCTCGGGATGCGCGTCTCGGGCCTCATCCTCGTCAGCCACGCGCTGAACGACCTGGCGGCCGCCGAGATCGAGGCATGGGACGCCCGGGTCGTGCTGCTGCACGAGCGGCCCGAGGCCATCGACGACGTCGCCGTCGTCACCGACGACCTGGGCGGCGCCGAGCTGGCCGTCCGCCACCTCCTGGAGCACGGCTACCCGTACGTCGCCTGCATGGGCGGCACCGCCGAGACGCCCTCGGTCGGCGACCCGGTCTCCGACCACGTCGAGGGCTGGCGGCGCACGATGGCCGAGGCGGGCCTGAGCACCGAGGGCCGGCTCTTCGAGGCGCCGTACAACCGCTACGACGCCTACACGATCGCCCTGGAGATCCTCGCCGGGCCGCGGCGGCCCCCCGCGATCTTCTGCTCCACCGACGACCAGGCCCTCGGCGTGCTGCGCGCGGCGCGCGAGCTGCGCATCGACGTACCGGGCGAGCTGGCGGTCATCGGCTTCGACGACATCAAGGAAGCGGGCCTCGCCGACCCGCAACTGACAACGATCGCATCGGACCGCTCCGCGATGGCCCGCGCGGCCGTGGACCTGGTCCTGGACGACGGGGTGCGGGTCGCGGGCTCGCGCCGCGAGCGGCTCAAGGTGTTCCCGTCACGCTTGGTGACGCGGCGGTCGTGCGGCTGCGTGTGA
- a CDS encoding winged helix-turn-helix transcriptional regulator: protein MSSLLLLTNALQPSTEVLPALGLLLHNVRVAPAEGPALVDTPGADVILIDGRRDLPQVRSLCQLLRSTGPGCPLVLVVTEGGLAAVTADWGIDDVLLDTAGPAEVEARLRLAMGRQQIVNDDSPMEIRNGDLSVDEATYSAKLKGRVLDLTFKEFELLKYLAQHPGRVFTRAQLLQEVWGYDYFGGTRTVDVHVRRLRAKLGPEHESLIGTVRNVGYRFVTPEKADRGADDAKAKADRANPADLDNATPVGAEEVTAEA from the coding sequence ATGAGTTCTCTGCTGCTCCTGACCAATGCCCTCCAGCCGTCGACGGAGGTGCTTCCGGCCCTCGGCCTGCTGCTGCACAACGTGCGCGTGGCTCCGGCGGAAGGCCCCGCTCTCGTCGACACCCCCGGCGCGGACGTCATCCTGATCGACGGCCGCCGTGATCTTCCGCAGGTGCGCAGCCTGTGTCAGTTGCTGCGCTCGACGGGACCGGGCTGTCCGCTCGTCCTGGTCGTGACCGAGGGCGGCCTCGCGGCCGTCACCGCCGACTGGGGCATCGACGACGTCCTGCTCGACACCGCCGGTCCGGCGGAGGTCGAGGCCCGGCTGCGGCTGGCCATGGGCCGGCAGCAGATCGTCAACGACGACTCCCCGATGGAGATCCGCAACGGCGATCTGTCGGTCGACGAGGCGACCTACTCCGCGAAGCTGAAGGGCCGGGTCCTCGACCTGACCTTCAAGGAGTTCGAGCTGCTGAAATATCTGGCCCAGCACCCGGGCCGGGTCTTCACCCGCGCCCAGCTCCTCCAGGAGGTCTGGGGCTACGACTACTTCGGCGGCACCCGCACGGTCGACGTGCACGTACGACGGCTGCGCGCCAAGCTCGGCCCGGAGCACGAGTCGCTGATCGGCACCGTCCGGAACGTCGGTTATCGATTCGTTACGCCCGAGAAGGCGGACCGGGGCGCGGACGACGCGAAGGCCAAGGCCGACCGGGCAAACCCGGCGGATCTGGACAACGCGACCCCGGTGGGTGCCGAAGAGGTCACGGCGGAGGCGTAG
- a CDS encoding S1C family serine protease produces MTESIRRDGEYETPNPYPANPYQGNPVSPVNPEWPPPPAYRPTDVYDGGTALLPRTPDGPETPEAFAQPAPEPQPAPEPRKRAKAKGPFALLAAVAIVAAAIGGGTAYGIQELTGKNDTVASSTTTSVVPTGKTGDVATIAAAVSPSVVEVSATLSGGASTGSGVIISSDGEIVTNNHVIAGASSIKVTTSDGTSYTAKVVGTDSKKDLALIKLENASGLKAATLGDSDGVQVGDTVVAIGSPEGLTGTVTSGIVSALDRDVTVSTDESQQQQQQQGGGGWPFEFGGREFNGDTGSSTTTYKAIQTDASLNPGNSGGALIDANGNIIGINSAMYSAAAESSSDAGSVGLGFAIPINTVKADLATLRAGGSDS; encoded by the coding sequence ATGACCGAGAGCATCCGCCGCGACGGCGAGTACGAGACCCCGAACCCGTACCCCGCGAACCCCTACCAGGGGAACCCGGTGAGCCCTGTGAACCCCGAGTGGCCGCCCCCGCCGGCATACCGGCCGACGGATGTCTACGACGGCGGAACCGCTCTCCTCCCCCGGACCCCCGATGGCCCGGAGACCCCTGAAGCGTTCGCGCAGCCCGCGCCGGAACCGCAGCCCGCACCCGAACCGAGGAAGCGGGCCAAGGCCAAGGGCCCCTTCGCCCTGCTCGCCGCCGTGGCGATCGTCGCCGCGGCCATCGGCGGCGGTACGGCCTACGGCATCCAGGAGCTGACCGGCAAGAACGACACGGTCGCCTCCTCCACCACGACCAGCGTGGTGCCGACCGGCAAGACCGGTGACGTGGCGACCATCGCCGCCGCGGTCAGCCCGAGCGTCGTCGAGGTCTCCGCCACGCTCAGCGGCGGGGCGTCCACCGGCTCCGGTGTGATCATCAGCAGCGACGGTGAGATCGTCACCAACAACCACGTCATCGCAGGCGCCTCCTCGATCAAGGTGACGACCAGCGACGGCACGTCCTACACCGCGAAGGTCGTCGGCACGGACAGCAAGAAGGACCTCGCCCTGATCAAGCTGGAGAACGCCTCCGGTCTGAAGGCGGCGACCCTGGGCGACTCCGACGGCGTCCAGGTCGGCGACACCGTCGTCGCGATCGGCTCCCCCGAGGGCCTCACCGGCACCGTGACCAGCGGAATCGTCTCCGCGCTCGACCGGGACGTGACCGTGTCCACCGACGAGAGCCAGCAGCAGCAACAGCAGCAGGGCGGCGGCGGGTGGCCGTTCGAGTTCGGCGGCCGGGAGTTCAACGGCGACACCGGCTCCTCGACCACGACGTACAAGGCGATCCAGACCGACGCGTCCCTCAACCCCGGCAACTCCGGCGGCGCGCTCATCGACGCCAACGGCAACATCATCGGCATCAACTCCGCGATGTACTCGGCCGCCGCGGAGTCCTCCTCGGACGCCGGCAGCGTCGGCCTCGGCTTCGCCATCCCGATCAACACCGTCAAGGCCGACCTGGCCACGCTGCGGGCGGGCGGCTCGGACAGCTAG
- a CDS encoding alpha/beta hydrolase: MSTGPAGHTARSADSPHSETPRDPRLRTFLHTADGVTIDSVYDPGAAVYDMRTPPGGRPVFVVAHGFTGDVDRPHVRRAAEAFARYGAVVTFSFRGHGRSGGRSTVGDREVLDLDAAVALARRTRPDAPVVTVGFSMGGSVVLRHAALRPGTVDAVVSVSAPARWYYRGTAPMRRLHWMVTRPAGRVVGRYGFRTRIHHRAWDPVPLSPVEAVPGIAPVPLLIVHGDRDGYFPLDHPRTLAAAAGDHGELWLEHGMGHAEHAADDALLARIGEWAGRAVPRAG, encoded by the coding sequence ATGAGTACGGGTCCGGCAGGTCATACGGCGCGTTCGGCCGACAGTCCACACTCCGAGACGCCCAGAGACCCGCGATTGCGGACGTTTCTGCACACCGCCGACGGTGTGACGATCGATTCCGTATACGACCCGGGTGCGGCCGTATACGACATGCGCACGCCACCCGGCGGACGTCCGGTGTTCGTCGTGGCCCACGGCTTCACGGGCGACGTCGACCGCCCGCACGTCCGCCGGGCGGCGGAGGCGTTCGCCCGGTACGGCGCGGTCGTCACCTTCTCCTTCCGCGGCCACGGGCGCTCCGGCGGCCGCTCCACGGTCGGCGACCGCGAGGTCCTCGACCTCGACGCGGCGGTGGCCCTGGCGCGCCGGACGCGCCCGGACGCTCCGGTGGTCACCGTGGGCTTCTCCATGGGCGGCTCGGTGGTGCTGCGGCACGCGGCGCTGCGGCCCGGCACGGTCGACGCCGTCGTCTCGGTGAGCGCGCCCGCCCGCTGGTACTACCGGGGCACCGCGCCGATGCGCCGGCTGCACTGGATGGTCACCCGCCCCGCGGGCCGGGTGGTCGGCCGCTACGGATTCCGCACCCGCATCCACCACCGCGCCTGGGACCCGGTGCCGCTCTCCCCGGTCGAGGCGGTGCCCGGGATCGCGCCCGTGCCGCTGCTGATCGTCCACGGCGACCGGGACGGCTACTTCCCCCTCGACCACCCCCGCACGCTCGCCGCGGCCGCCGGTGACCACGGCGAACTCTGGCTGGAGCACGGCATGGGACACGCCGAGCACGCGGCCGACGACGCCCTGCTGGCCAGGATCGGGGAGTGGGCGGGCCGGGCGGTCCCGCGGGCGGGCTAG
- a CDS encoding response regulator transcription factor: protein MSPAEGDRDPQRILIVDDEPAVREALQRSLAFEGYDTEVAVDGADALEKATAYRPDLVVLDIQMPRMDGLTAARRIRGAGDTTPILMLTARDTVGDRVTGLDAGADDYLVKPFELDELFARVRALLRRSSYAAAAGAAPADDDEALTFGDLRMDLATREVTRGGRPVELTRTEFTLLEMFMAHPRQVLTREQILKAVWGFDFEPSSNSLDVYVMYLRRKTEAGGEPRLVHTVRGVGYVLRQGGAE from the coding sequence ATGAGCCCCGCCGAAGGCGACCGTGACCCCCAGCGCATCCTGATCGTCGACGACGAACCGGCGGTGCGCGAAGCCCTCCAGCGCAGCCTCGCCTTCGAGGGCTACGACACGGAGGTCGCGGTCGACGGGGCCGACGCCCTGGAGAAGGCGACGGCCTACCGCCCCGACCTGGTCGTCCTGGACATCCAGATGCCCCGCATGGACGGCCTCACCGCCGCGCGCCGCATCCGCGGGGCCGGTGACACCACGCCCATCCTGATGCTGACGGCCCGTGACACCGTCGGTGACCGGGTCACCGGCCTCGACGCGGGGGCCGACGACTACCTCGTCAAGCCCTTCGAACTGGACGAGCTGTTCGCCCGCGTCCGTGCCCTGCTGCGCCGCAGCTCCTACGCGGCGGCGGCCGGGGCGGCGCCCGCGGACGACGACGAGGCGCTCACCTTCGGCGACCTGCGGATGGACCTGGCGACCCGGGAGGTGACCCGCGGCGGCCGCCCGGTGGAACTGACCCGCACGGAGTTCACCCTGCTGGAGATGTTCATGGCCCACCCGCGCCAGGTCCTCACCCGTGAACAGATCCTCAAGGCCGTCTGGGGCTTCGACTTCGAGCCGTCCTCGAACTCCCTGGACGTGTACGTGATGTACCTGCGGCGCAAGACCGAGGCGGGCGGCGAACCGCGCCTCGTGCACACCGTGCGGGGCGTGGGGTACGTCCTGCGCCAGGGCGGCGCCGAGTGA